One region of Ascaphus truei isolate aAscTru1 chromosome 13, aAscTru1.hap1, whole genome shotgun sequence genomic DNA includes:
- the FZD10 gene encoding frizzled-10, with protein sequence MDVPGQLSRASLLLLIGTCLCSGISSIDSDRTGDGKCQPIEIPMCKDIGYNMTRMPNLMGHENQREAAIQLHEFAPLVEYGCHSHLKFFLCSLYAPMCTEQVSTPIPACRVMCEQARLKCSPIMEQFNFKWPDSLDCSKLPNKNDPNYLCMEAPNNGSDESPRGSSMLPPVFRPHRPSNGLDFHPKDTPSRTTCENSGKFHHVEKSASCAPICTTGVDVYWSKDDKKFAFIWISIWSMLCFFSSAFTVLTFLIDPQRFKYPERPIIFLSMCYCVYSTGYIIRLFAGADSIACDRDSGQLYVIQEGLESTGCTIVFLILYYFGMASSLWWVILTLTWFLAAGKKWGHEAIEANSSYFHLAAWAIPAVKTIMILVMRRVAGDELTGVCYVGSMDVNALTGFVLIPLACYLIIGTSFILSGFVALFHIRRVMKTGGENTDKLEKLMVRIGVFSVLYTVPATCVIACYFYERLNMDYWKILATQDKCKMNNQTKTLDCTMANSIPAVEIFMVKIVMLLVVGITSGMWIWTSKTLQSWQHVFSRRLKKRSRRKPASVITSGGIYKKPQHPQKIPHGKYESAAQPPTCV encoded by the coding sequence ATGGATGTACCAGGGCAGCTCTCCAGAGCCTCGTTGCTTCTCCTGATCGGGACATGCCTGTGTTCGGGAATTAGCTCCATAGACTCAGACCGGACTGGGGATGGTAAATGTCAACCTATAGAAATCCCCATGTGCAAGGACATTGGCTATAACATGACCAGGATGCCTAACCTGATGGGACATGAGAATCAGAGAGAGGCAGCCATCCAGCTTCATGAATTTGCCCCACTGGTGGAGTATGGCTGTCACAGCCACCTGAAGTTCTTTCTGTGCTCTCTCTATGCTCCAATGTGCACCGAGCAGGTTTCCACCCCTATACCAGCATGCAGGGTTATGTGTGAGCAAGCGAGGCTCAAGTGCTCCCCTATCATGGAACAGTTCAATTTTAAGTGGCCGGACTCGCTGGACTGCAGCAAGCTGCCCAACAAGAACGACCCAAACTACTTGTGTATGGAGGCCCCAAATAATGGATCCGACGAGTCACCAAGAGGGTCCAGTATGCTGCCTCCAGTTTTCAGGCCACATAGACCAAGTAATGGCCTTGATTTTCACCCTAAGGATACCCCGAGTAGGACAACCTGCGAGAACTCAGGGAAATTTCACCACGTGGAGAAAAGTGCTTCTTGTGCCCCCATATGCACCACTGGAGTTGATGTGTACTGGAGCAAGGATGACAAGAAGTTTGCCTTCATCTGGATTTCCATCTGGTCCATGCTGTGCTTCTTCTCCAGCGCTTTCACCGTGCTGACCTTCCTCATAGACCCTCAACGTTTCAAGTACCCCGAGAGGCCCATCATCTTTCTGTCCATGTGCTACTGTGTCTACTCAACTGGTTACATCATTCGCCTCTTTGCTGGAGCTGATAGCATAGCATGTGACAGAGACAGCGGGCAACTATATGTTATCCAGGAGGGACTGGAGAGCACCGGTTGCACCATAGTGTTCCTTATCCTATATTATTTTGGCATGGCAAGTTCATTGTGGTGGGTGATTTTGACACTGACCTGGTTCCTGGCTGCAGGGAAGAAGTGGGGACACGAAGCTATTGAAGCGAACAGCAGCTACTTTCATTTAGCTGCATGGGCCATCCCAGCTGTGAAGACCATCATGATCTTGGTGATGAGGCGAGTAGCTGGGGATGAGTTGACAGGAGTGTGCTATGTCGGCAGCATGGATGTAAATGCACTCACTGGGTTCGTGCTCATCCCCTTAGCCTGCTACCTCATCATAGGCACCTCTTTTATTCTGTCTGGGTTTGTAGCCCTCTTCCATATCAGGAGGGTGATGAAGACCGGTGGGGAAAATACAGACAAACTAGAGAAACTCATGGTCCGGATTGGGGTCTTCTCTGTCCTGTACACTGTGCCTGCCACCTGTGTCATAGCTTGCTACTTCTATGAGCGTCTTAATATGGATTACTGGAAGATTTTAGCCACACAAGATAAGTGTAAAATGAACAACCAAACTAAGACACTGGACTGCACCATGGCAAACTCTATCCCTGCAGTAGAAATCTTCATGGTCAAAATAGTTATGTTATTAGTTGTGGGCATCACCAGTGGGATGTGGATATGGACTTCTAAAACGTTGCAATCCTGGCAACATGTTTTCAGCAGGAGGTTAAAgaaaagaagcagaagaaaaccTGCAAGCGTCATCACAAGTGGTGGCATCTACAAGAAACCCCAACATCCGCAGAAGATTCCCCATGGAAAGTATGAATCAGCCGCACAGCCCCCCACCTGTGTATGA